From Pogoniulus pusillus isolate bPogPus1 chromosome 17, bPogPus1.pri, whole genome shotgun sequence, the proteins below share one genomic window:
- the CERS3 gene encoding ceramide synthase 3 isoform X2 translates to MAHILKTLNSWFWWENIWMPINCTWEHFVDHEGLVFPKPHQLYATIPYAFVLLIIRFFSERFVAIPLAKALGIKNVRRVKPQPNPVLESYFRECSKHPSQSDIQGLAKKCNCTVHLVEKWFRRRRNLEIPTVLRKFREAFWRFSFYLTSSITGFIFLYDKPWFYDIWQTWVGYPFQTLLPSQYWYYMAEISFYWSLLFTIGIDTRRKDFLAHVVHHLAAIGLMSSSWCGNYVRLGTLVMFVHDTADFWLEAAKMFNYARWEKTCNILFILFAIAFFITRIILFPLWILRATLYLPTYYSTTPVIAYFFFNGQLLVLQGLHLYWGYLIFKILRRFICLKDLKDDRSDVEEEDSVTDNEEESTRNGNKNG, encoded by the exons ATGGCACACATTTTAAAGACGCTCAACAGCTGGTTCTGGTGGGAAAATATCTGGATGCCCATCAATTGCACATGGGAACATTTTGTAGACCATGAGGGACTTGTCTTTCCCAAACCACATCAATTATATGCCACGATACCATATGCTTTTGTGCTGCTGATTATCCGCTTCTTCAGTGAAAG ATTTGTTGCTATACCTTTAGCAAAAGCTTTAGGTATAAAGAACGTAAGACGCGTGAAGCCGCAGCCTAATCCTGTGTTAGAGAGTTATTTCCGGGAGTGCTCCAAACATCCATCCCAA TCAGATATTCAAGGCCTTGCCAAAAAGTGCAATTGTACTGTCCATTTGGTGGAAAAGTGGTTTCGGAGGCGACGAAACCTTGAGATCCCAACAGTGCTTCGAAAATTCCGGGAAGCTTT ctGGCGATTTTCATTCTATCTTACATCCTCCATCACTGgatttatatttctgtatgaT AAACCTTGGTTTTACGACATATGGCAGACGTGGGTTGGCTATCCATTTCAG actctgctgccctcccagtACTGGTACTACATGGCTGAGATTAGTTTTTACTGGTCTCTGTTGTTCACAATTGGCATTGACACCAGGAGGAAG gATTTCCTGGCTCATGTCGTTCACCACTTGGCAGCCATTGGGCTGATGAGTAGCTCTTGGTGTGGCAATTACGTGCGCCTTGGGACGCTGGTGATGTTTGTGCATGACACAGCAGATTTCTGGCTGGAG GCAGCCAAAATGTTTAATTATGCTAGATGGGAGAAAACCTGCAATATACTCTTTATCCTCTTCGCTATTGCATTCTTCATCACAAGAATCATCCTCTTCCCCTTATG GATCCTTCGTGCCACCTTGTATCTGCCTACATACTACTCCACAACTCCTGTCATAGCATATTTTTTCTTCAATGGGCAGCTATTGGTCCTCCAAGGCTTGCATCTGTACTGGGGTTACTTAATTTTCAAGATTTTGAGAAGATTCATTTGCTTAAAG